A part of Natator depressus isolate rNatDep1 chromosome 18, rNatDep2.hap1, whole genome shotgun sequence genomic DNA contains:
- the LOC142000765 gene encoding forkhead box protein D4-like 5 encodes MEGAGSGALGPPPAGAGQGAGEAAPQKPPYSYVALIAMAIRESPGQRLPLSGIYQSIAGRFPYYRLGQKGWQNSIRHNLSLNACFLKLPRPRGAERKGSDWTLDPAFHDMFQQGNYRRRRRAQRPQRAAPAGPGPAPAGPEPPAYLPRQSPPAAYLLGGAWASLGPAPPGCPLSSGRPAPCPAPLGGYGPCPRLLLPGAVAHPPLSPAAGGSGCPYQQPPELPFMRYWGEQERPYGALPAGIDL; translated from the coding sequence ATGGAAGGCGCGGGGTCCGGAGCGCTGGGCCCCCCGCCGGCGGGAGCCGGGCAGGGCGCGGGGGAGGCCGCCCCGCAGAAGCCCCCTTACTCGTACGTGGCGCTGATCGCCATGGCCATCCGGGAGAGCCCGGGGCAGCGGCTGCCGCTGAGCGGCATCTACCAGTCCATCGCCGGGCGCTTCCCCTACTACCGGCTGGGCCAGAAGGGCTGGCAGAACAGCATCCGCCACAACCTCAGCCTCAACGCCTGCTTCCTCAAGCTGCCCCGGCCGCGGGGCGCCGAGCGCAAGGGCAGCGACTGGACCCTGGACCCGGCTTTCCACGACATGTTCCAGCAGGGCAACTACCGGCGCCGGCGGCGGGCGCAGAGACCCCAGCGGGCCGCCCCGGctgggcccggcccggcccccgccgGCCCGGAGCCGCCCGCCTACCTGCCCCGCCAGAGCCCCCCGGCCGCCTACCTGCTGGGCGGCGCCTGGgcgtccctggggccagccccgccgGGCTGCCCGCTCAGCAGCGGCCGCCCCGCCCCGTGCCCGGCGCCCCTGGGCGGCTACGGCCCCTGCCCGCGGCTGCTGCTGCCCGGGGCGGTGGCGCATCCGCCGCTGAGCCCTGCCGCAGGGGGGTCCGGCTGCCCTTACCAGCAGCCCCCGGAGCTGCCCTTCATGCGGTACTGGGGGGAGCAGGAGAGACCCTACGGCGCCTTGCCCGCCGGCATAGACCTTTGA